From a single Leptidea sinapis chromosome 1, ilLepSina1.1, whole genome shotgun sequence genomic region:
- the LOC126967709 gene encoding ran-binding protein 3 isoform X2 — MATMADAKQGKPAEELQNGSSQTRILLAKPKLGGFGSSGYPSTSIKGPLNNPFGSVLRPPQLKTSSNPFLKTTCETNNTEKENEKETSNDTENRLQIDKDKVEAPKFVPLQVTSSVTRPTNSTPAVSSIQPTNSSNSSASFIFGQNLSERVVIQEAINNGNNSTQDHSSSNGTSDLLFTNAAATVKEQNSQDEAASNEARSESLAAAAAEYERSHAKPPPATSNCTMTGEEGENNVLQILCRLFAWESGSWRERGRGALRLNDTECGGSRLVARVAGSLRVVLNTKLWPDMVVERAGTKSLRITAADAQLQIKLFLIMGSPGDIAQLHRALLTRIALSKRTTSNKEINTNQRQEDIGEDVAKSVDDDEEVGKSVDDEEEVSKRVDDDNIEEYNEESLHSNVVESERLEESNEETKTDNMESNEETKTDGMETNDENAAKAVKRKEPVEADTSPKRQCPDVSIQ; from the exons ATGGCGACGATGGCAGATGCTAAGCAAG GTAAACCAGCAGAAGAGCTTCAAAATGGTTCATCTCAAACCCGAATTCTATTGGCCAAACCCAAATTAGGAGGGTTTGGTTCATCAGGATATCCCTCTACATCTATCAAGGGACCATTAAACAATCCCTttg GATCCGTCCTACGACCACCACAATTGAAGACAAGCAGTAATCCATTTCTTAAAACAACATGTGAAACTAACAATACAGAGAAAGAAAATGAAAAGGAAACAAGCAATGATACTGAGAATAGACTGCAGATAGATAAAGACAAAGTAGAGGCACCAAAATTTGTCCCACTTCAGGTCACTTCAAGTGTCACTAGACCCACAAATAGCACACCTGCAGTCTCATCAATCCAACCAACAAACTCTTCTAACTCTTCTGCTAGTTTTATTTTTGGCCAGAATCTAAGTGAGAGAGTTGTGATTCAAGAAGCAATAAATAATGGCAATAATTCTACACAGGACCACAGTTCTTCAAATGGGACTAGTGATTTGTTGTTCACCAATGCAGCAGCTACTGTCAAAGAGCAAAATTCGCag gATGAAGCAGCATCCAATGAGGCTCGAAGTGAAAGTTTAGCAGCAGCTGCGGCAGAATATGAGCGCTCACATGCCAAGCCCCCACCAGCCACTAGTAATTGTACAATGACTGGGGAGGAAGGTGAAAACAATGTCTTACAA ATATTATGCCGTCTTTTTGCCTGGGAAAGTGGTAGTTGGAGAGAACGAGGCCGTGGAGCTCTACGACTAAATGACACCGAGTGTGGTGGCTCCAGACTGGTAGCTCGAGTGGCTGGTTCACTGAGAGTGGTGCTCAACACCAAGCTGTGGCCCGACATGGTTGTGGAACGGGCTGGGACAAAGTCACTCAGGATAACAGCAGCTGATGCACAGTTACAGATCAAACTGTTTCTTATAATG ggtTCACCAGGTGACATAGCGCAGTTACACAGGGCACTTCTTACACGTATAGCACTTAGTAAACGAACAACTAGTAACAAAGAAATAAACACTAACCAGAGACAAGAGGATATTGGTGAAGATGTGGCCAAATcagttgatgatgatgaagaagtAGGCAAATCAGTTGATGATGAGGAAGAAGTAAGCAAAAGAGTTGATGATGATAACATAGAAGAATATAATGAAGAAAGTCTCCACAGCAATGTTGTGGAATCTGAGCGGCTTGAAGAAAGCAATGAAGAAACTAAAACAGATAACATGGAAAGCAATGAAGAAACTAAAACAGATGGCATGGAGACCAATGATGAAAATGCAGCGAAAGCAGTGAAACGTAAGGAACCAGTTGAAGCAGATACTTCACCAAAAAGACAATGTCCGGATGTTTCTATTCAGTGA
- the LOC126967709 gene encoding ran-binding protein 3 isoform X1: protein MISISKPAEELQNGSSQTRILLAKPKLGGFGSSGYPSTSIKGPLNNPFGSVLRPPQLKTSSNPFLKTTCETNNTEKENEKETSNDTENRLQIDKDKVEAPKFVPLQVTSSVTRPTNSTPAVSSIQPTNSSNSSASFIFGQNLSERVVIQEAINNGNNSTQDHSSSNGTSDLLFTNAAATVKEQNSQDEAASNEARSESLAAAAAEYERSHAKPPPATSNCTMTGEEGENNVLQILCRLFAWESGSWRERGRGALRLNDTECGGSRLVARVAGSLRVVLNTKLWPDMVVERAGTKSLRITAADAQLQIKLFLIMGSPGDIAQLHRALLTRIALSKRTTSNKEINTNQRQEDIGEDVAKSVDDDEEVGKSVDDEEEVSKRVDDDNIEEYNEESLHSNVVESERLEESNEETKTDNMESNEETKTDGMETNDENAAKAVKRKEPVEADTSPKRQCPDVSIQ from the exons ATGATATCAATTA GTAAACCAGCAGAAGAGCTTCAAAATGGTTCATCTCAAACCCGAATTCTATTGGCCAAACCCAAATTAGGAGGGTTTGGTTCATCAGGATATCCCTCTACATCTATCAAGGGACCATTAAACAATCCCTttg GATCCGTCCTACGACCACCACAATTGAAGACAAGCAGTAATCCATTTCTTAAAACAACATGTGAAACTAACAATACAGAGAAAGAAAATGAAAAGGAAACAAGCAATGATACTGAGAATAGACTGCAGATAGATAAAGACAAAGTAGAGGCACCAAAATTTGTCCCACTTCAGGTCACTTCAAGTGTCACTAGACCCACAAATAGCACACCTGCAGTCTCATCAATCCAACCAACAAACTCTTCTAACTCTTCTGCTAGTTTTATTTTTGGCCAGAATCTAAGTGAGAGAGTTGTGATTCAAGAAGCAATAAATAATGGCAATAATTCTACACAGGACCACAGTTCTTCAAATGGGACTAGTGATTTGTTGTTCACCAATGCAGCAGCTACTGTCAAAGAGCAAAATTCGCag gATGAAGCAGCATCCAATGAGGCTCGAAGTGAAAGTTTAGCAGCAGCTGCGGCAGAATATGAGCGCTCACATGCCAAGCCCCCACCAGCCACTAGTAATTGTACAATGACTGGGGAGGAAGGTGAAAACAATGTCTTACAA ATATTATGCCGTCTTTTTGCCTGGGAAAGTGGTAGTTGGAGAGAACGAGGCCGTGGAGCTCTACGACTAAATGACACCGAGTGTGGTGGCTCCAGACTGGTAGCTCGAGTGGCTGGTTCACTGAGAGTGGTGCTCAACACCAAGCTGTGGCCCGACATGGTTGTGGAACGGGCTGGGACAAAGTCACTCAGGATAACAGCAGCTGATGCACAGTTACAGATCAAACTGTTTCTTATAATG ggtTCACCAGGTGACATAGCGCAGTTACACAGGGCACTTCTTACACGTATAGCACTTAGTAAACGAACAACTAGTAACAAAGAAATAAACACTAACCAGAGACAAGAGGATATTGGTGAAGATGTGGCCAAATcagttgatgatgatgaagaagtAGGCAAATCAGTTGATGATGAGGAAGAAGTAAGCAAAAGAGTTGATGATGATAACATAGAAGAATATAATGAAGAAAGTCTCCACAGCAATGTTGTGGAATCTGAGCGGCTTGAAGAAAGCAATGAAGAAACTAAAACAGATAACATGGAAAGCAATGAAGAAACTAAAACAGATGGCATGGAGACCAATGATGAAAATGCAGCGAAAGCAGTGAAACGTAAGGAACCAGTTGAAGCAGATACTTCACCAAAAAGACAATGTCCGGATGTTTCTATTCAGTGA